From the Agromyces laixinhei genome, the window GTGTCGGGCGGGTCGTCCGGTGCCGGATCCACGGCCGTCGACACGGCGGAGCTCTTCGCCGAGGCGGCACGGCTCGGCGCCTTCGCGTCGGTGCTCGACGGGTGGCGCGCAGCGTTCGTCGAGCAGAGCCGACGCCTCGACGTCGTTGCAGGCAGTGCGGCGGGGGTGCCGCTCACGCTCGCGCGCTCCTCCGACCCGCTCGGCGAGGCCGCCGTCGAACTCATGTGGGGGCGGGTGGCGGTGGAGCGCGCATCCGATCACGCGGCAGAGCTGCACCGGGCGCTCGTCGAGGCGGGCGAGCGATACGGGGCGTCCGAGGCGTCGATCGAAGGCTACGCGCGACTCGGCGGCCAGATCGGCGCGTGGATGCTGGGCTTCGGCCTGAGGGTCATGCCGATCGTGACCGTTCAGGCGATCGCGGCCGGTGCCGCCGCGATCGTGCTCGAACGCGGCGGCGACCTCGACGCGGTGCTCAACGACCCCGAGTTCGCCGCATTCGTCGCGAACGCGGTCGATTCGCTCGACGAGGTTGTCGCCGGCGCGCTCCTCGTGCCGCTGCCGCTCGCCACCGCTGTCGGCGAAGGCATCCGCGCACCGGAATCCGCCTCGGCGCTGCTGGGCGCCGCGGGTCTGTTCGGCGTCGCCCTCGGCAGCCGGGTGCTGGTCGACGGGCCGGTGCGAGTGAGCCGCCCGATTCCAGACGGGCGTGCCGACCAGAGCGCCGGCCCTCGCGTTTCCCGCACCGACGCGCATCCGCTCGAGGGACCGGTGAGCGCGCCCGCCGGCGTCGGCGACCTCGTCGATCGCATCCCGACGACCGATGGGGGCGCGCAGATCCGGGTGGAGCGCTACGGCGAGCTCGGCGACCCGCGGTGGGTCGTCTACATCGGCGGCACGGTCGACTTCTCGCTGACGGCCGGCACCGAGACGCACGACATGACGAGCAACCTGCACGGCATCGCCGACGATGCTGCGATCGATGCCTTGCGTTTCGCCGGCGCGGAGTCGGGCGCGGGCGAGCGCGCCGTGCGGGCGGCGCTCGCCGAAGCAGGGGCGGAGCCGGGCGACCCGATCCTGTCCGTCGGCCACTCGGGCGGCGGCGTCGTGGCGGCCGGGCTCGCCGCCGACCCCGAGCTGAACGTGGTCGCCGCGGTGTCCGTCGGCGGTCCGGTCGCGTCAGCGGAGATCCGCGAGGGAGTGCCCCTGCTCTCGGTCGAGCACGCGGAAGATCCCGTACCGGCGACGGGCGGCACGGGGCATCCGTCGCCCGGCCGCCTCACCGTCTCGCGAAGCGTGCTCGAGGAGGGCACCGGGTACGACGAGGTGCTGCCCGCTCACGGGCTCGTGCGCTATCGCGAGACCGCGCAACTCATCGACGCCTCGGAGGAGGAACGGCTCGTGGCGTTCCGCCGGCGAGTCGCCGAGTTCACGGGCGACGGCACGGGAGAGATGACCCGGTGGATCGGGACGAGAGGGCCCGATCCGGGCGAACCGGACCCGGGCGAGCTCAGCCCTTCGTCGCCGGACGCAGCACGAGCCCGATGAGCCAGCTGATGAGTCCGAGCACGAGGGCGCCGAGCACGCCCCACCAGAAGCTCTCGACCACGAGGCCGAAACCCATCAGGTCGCTGAACCAGTCGACGATGAGGAGCAGCAGGCCGTTGACGATGAAGGAGATGAGGCCGAGGGTCAGCACATAGAGCGGGAACGCGACGATTCTGATCAGGGTGCCGATGATCGCGTTCACGAGCCCGAAGATCAGGGCGACGAGCAGGTACGTGAGCACTGTCGCGACCTCGGTGTCGTCGTAGGGCACGACACTGACTCCCGAGACGATGAGTGTCGTCAGCCAGAGAGCGAGCGCGATGACGATGACTTTGACGATGAATCGCATGCCTCCACTCTTGCAGACGGCACCCGACGAACGAAGGAGTACGGTGGAATTCGTGACCGCACCGGAGCCCACGGGGGCGCGCGTACGCCTACGCCCCGAGATCGCCGCCCTTCCGCCGTACCGACAGGGCCGCCCCGCGCCCGCCGACGGCTACAAGCTCTCGAGCAACGAGAACCCGTTCGCACCGCTTCCCTCGGTCGCGAGGGTCGTCGCCGAGGCGGCGAACGAGATCAATCGCTACCCGGATGCCACGGCCCTCGCCCTTCGCGAGCGGCTGGCCGAGCGCTTCGGCGTGACGGCCGACGAGGTGCTCGTCGGTGCCGGGTCGGTCGCGCTCCTCGCCCAGTTCATCCTCGCGGCAGCGTCGCCCGGCGACGAGGTCGTCTACTCCTGGCGCTCGTTCGAGGCGTACCCCGGTCTCGTCACGGTGGCCGGAGCCACGAGCGTGACGGTGCCCAATCGCGCCGACCACGGCCACGACCTCGACGCGATGGCCGCCGCGATCACCGATCGCACCCGCGTCATCATCGTGTGCTCGCCGAACAACCCCACGGGCGTCGTCGTGACCGCCGCCGAGTTCGAGGCCTTCATGGCCCGGGTGCCCGCCGACCGGCTCGTGCTGCTCGACGAGGCGTACATCGAGTTCGTGCAGGGTGCGGGTGCCGACCTCGCCGTCGACGGCCGCACGCTCATCGGCCGCTACCCCAACCTCGTGGTGCTCCGCACCTTCTCGAAGGCCTACGGCCTCGCCGGTCTCCGCGTGGGCTACGCCATCGGCCCGGTCGAGTTGCTCGACGCGGCTCGGGCCACGGCGATTCCGCTCGGAGTCACGGCTGCCGCGGCATCCGCTGCGATCGCCTCGCTCGAACCGGCCGCCGAGTCCGAACTGCTCGAACGCGTCGCCGCGATCGCCGAACGGCGCGACCGTGTTCACGCGGCGCTCGCCGAACAGGGCTGGCCCGTGCCGCGCGCCCACAGCAACTTCGTCTGGCTGCCCGCGGGCGAGGCGACGATCGAGGTCGCCGAGCGCCTGTTCGATGCCGGTCTCGTGACGCGGCCCTTCGCCGGCGACGGCATCCGCATCTCAGTCGGCGAAGAGGAATCTGTGCAGATCCTCCTTACGATTCTCAGTGAGCTTGTACCGGGTTCACAAGAAACGGGCTCGCGGTAGCGGGTAGCGTGGAACGGTGACAGCCCGCGAACGAGACTTCACCGCGCCGACGGTCCAGCTTCTGACCCCAGAGGGCGAGCTTCGCGCCTCCGCCGAGGCCGAGGCGTACCTTCCGCTCGTCGAGGCGCTCCGCGACGCCGAACTCGAACGCTTCTATCGCGACATGGCCGTCTCGCGCCGCATCGACGTCACCGGCGCGAACCTGCAGCGGCAGGGCCAACTCGCCCTCTGGGTGCCGAGTCACGGTCAGGAGGCGGCGCAGGTCGGCTCCGCGCATGCGGCTCGGCCGCAAGACCACCTGTTCCCCTCGTACCGAGAGCACATCGTCGGCATGATCCGCGGGCTCGACCTGACGCACGTCTTCGCGCTGTTGCGCGGCGCCACCCTCGGCGGCTGGAACCCCGAGGAGAACGGCAACTTCCACCTCTACACGCTCGTGCTCGCCTCGCAGACGCTGCACGCCACGGGCTACGCGATGGGCCTCCAGTTCGACGGCGCGACCGCGACCGGCGACCCCGAGACGGATGCCGCGGTGCTCGTCTACTACGGTGACGGCGCGACCTCGCAGGGCGACGCCAACGAGGCGCTCGTCTTCGCATCGAGCTATCAGACACCCCAGGTCTTCTTCATCCAGAACAACCAGTGGGCCATCTCGGTGCCCGTCGCGCGCCAGTCGCGCACCCCGCTCTCGCTCCGCGGCGGCGGCTTCGGCATGCCGGGCGTGCGCGTCGACGGCAACGACGTGCTCGCGAGCTATGCGGTGACCCGTCAATCGCTCGAGGAGGCCCGCGCCGGCGACGGCCCCAGCCTGATCGAGGCGCTCACGTACCGCATGGGCGCCCACACCACTGCCGACGACCCCACGAAGTACCGCACCGACGACGAGGTGGAGTACTGGAAGGTGCGCGACCCGATCACGCGCTACCGCACGTGGCTCGAGAGCCGCGGGGCATCCGCCGCCTTCTTCGCCGACGTCGACGCCGAGGCGAACGACATCGCGGCAGACCTGCGCCGCCGCGCCCTCGAGTTGCAGGCACCGACGCGTGAGGCGATCTTCGAGCACGTCTACAGCGAGCCGCACCCGCTCATGGTCGAACAGGCCGCGTGGCTCGAGAACTTCGAGACCTCGTTCGAGCACCCGGCAGGAGGCGCGGCATGAGCGCGCGCATCGAAGAGGAGAACCACGTGACGGATGTCGCGAGCGACACGACCTCGACCGGCGAAGCGTCGCCGACCGGTGCAGCGTCGCCGACCGGTGAAGCGCCTGTGCGCGGTGTGCAGACCCTCTCGATGGCGAAGGCCATCAATGCCGGACTCCGCGAGGCGCTCCGCGCCGACGAGAAGGTGCTGCTCATGGGCGAGGACATCGGTCCCCTCGGCGGCGTCTTCCGCGTGACCGAGGGGCTCTCGGCCGAGTTCGGCGAGCGGCGCATCCTCGACACCCCGCTCGCCGAGTCGGCCATCGTCGGCACCGCGATCGGCCTCGCGATGCGCGGCTACCGCCCGGTCATCGAGATCCAGTTCGACGGCTTCATCTTTCCCGCCTTCGACCAGATCACGACCCAGCTCGCGCGCCAGACCGTGCGCCACGACGGCTCCGTCTCGATGCCCGTCGTGATCCGCGTGCCCTACGGCGGGCACATCGGCTCGATCGAGCACCATCAGGAGAGCCCCGAGGCGTATTTCGCGCACACCCCTGGCCTGCGCGTGGTGAGCCCGTCGAATCCGCACGACGCGTACTGGATGATCCAGGAGTCGATCCGCTCCGACGACCCGGTGCTGTTCTTCGAGCCGAAGAGCCGGTACTGGCCGAAGGGGCCGATCGACCTCGACCACGCCGGGCTTCCGCTGCACGCGAGCCGCGTCATGCGCAAGGGCACCGACGTGACCGTCGTCGGCCACGGCGCGATGATCGCGACGCTGCTGCAGGCCGCCGATATCGCCGAGACCGAGGGCCGGAGCATCGAGGTCGTCGACCTGCGCTCGCTCTCCCCCATCGACTACGGGCCGCTGCTCGAGTCGGTGCACCGCACCGGCCGGCTCGTCGTGGCGCAGGAGGCGTACGGCAACGTCTCCGTCGGCTCCGAGATCGCGGCGACCGTCGCCGAGCGCGCCTTCTACTCGCTCGAAGCCCCGGTGCTGCGCGTGTCGGGCTTCGATACGCCCTTCCCGCCGGCGGCGCTCGAGACCGAATTCCTGCCGAGCCCCGACCGGGTGCTCGAAGCCGTCGATCGCGTTCTGGGGTACTGACGCGGCGGCGCGCGGGCCACGACATGACGACGACGGCATAGATCGACTGCGAAGGTAAAGACCATGAGCGAGATCCGATTCCCCCTTCCCGACGTCGGCGAGGGTCTCACCGAGGCCGAGATCGTGCAGTGGCGAGTGGCGCCCGGTGATCGCATCGCCCTCGACCAGGTCTTCGTCGAGATCGAGACGGCGAAATCACTCGTCGAGTTGCCCAGCGCCTTCGAGGGCGTCGTCGCCGAACTGCTCGTCGAAGCGGGCAACACCGTCGATGTCGGCACTCCCATCCTGGTGATCCAGACGGATGCCGCGGGGCAGCCCGTCGGCGGTCCGGCCGCGACAGGCTCGGCCGCTGACGCTGACGCTGACGCTGACGCTGACGCTGACGCTGATGTTGCCGCGCCCGCGGGCGTTGCCGCCTCCGACGGTGGTGATGCCTCGGCGGCGGCACCCGGCACCGACGCCGCAGAGACGAGCGGCGCGGTGCTGGTGGGCCACGGCAGTTCGGGTCCGGCCGCGACGCGCCGGCGCCGCCACCCCGGCCCCGATGGCGCCCATAGCCACCTCGCGCCGGTCGCGCCCACTCCCCCGCCGGCCCCGGTCGACGTGACCGCCGGGTCCGCGACGGGTGCCGCGGCATCCGCTGCACCGACGCGCGCCGAAGCGAGGGTGCCTGTCATCGCGAAGCCGCCCATCCGCAAGCTCGCGAAAGACCTCGGCGTCGACCTGTCGCGCGTCTCGCCCACCGGCCCGATCGGCGACATCACGCGCGACGACGTGATTCGCGATGCGAGCCAGGCGAGCGTGTTCCGCAACATCCAGACGCCCGAGCGACCCGAGGGCCGGGAGGAGCGCATCCCGGTCAAGGGCGTGCGAAAGGCGATCGCGAGTGCGATGGTGCAGAGTGCGTTCCAGGCGCCGCACGTCAGCGTCTTCGTCGACGTCGACGCCACGCGCACGATGGAGTACCTGAAGCGGCTCAAGGCTTCACCCGAC encodes:
- a CDS encoding histidinol-phosphate transaminase — translated: MPPLLQTAPDERRSTVEFVTAPEPTGARVRLRPEIAALPPYRQGRPAPADGYKLSSNENPFAPLPSVARVVAEAANEINRYPDATALALRERLAERFGVTADEVLVGAGSVALLAQFILAAASPGDEVVYSWRSFEAYPGLVTVAGATSVTVPNRADHGHDLDAMAAAITDRTRVIIVCSPNNPTGVVVTAAEFEAFMARVPADRLVLLDEAYIEFVQGAGADLAVDGRTLIGRYPNLVVLRTFSKAYGLAGLRVGYAIGPVELLDAARATAIPLGVTAAAASAAIASLEPAAESELLERVAAIAERRDRVHAALAEQGWPVPRAHSNFVWLPAGEATIEVAERLFDAGLVTRPFAGDGIRISVGEEESVQILLTILSELVPGSQETGSR
- a CDS encoding thiamine pyrophosphate-dependent dehydrogenase E1 component subunit alpha, which encodes MTARERDFTAPTVQLLTPEGELRASAEAEAYLPLVEALRDAELERFYRDMAVSRRIDVTGANLQRQGQLALWVPSHGQEAAQVGSAHAARPQDHLFPSYREHIVGMIRGLDLTHVFALLRGATLGGWNPEENGNFHLYTLVLASQTLHATGYAMGLQFDGATATGDPETDAAVLVYYGDGATSQGDANEALVFASSYQTPQVFFIQNNQWAISVPVARQSRTPLSLRGGGFGMPGVRVDGNDVLASYAVTRQSLEEARAGDGPSLIEALTYRMGAHTTADDPTKYRTDDEVEYWKVRDPITRYRTWLESRGASAAFFADVDAEANDIAADLRRRALELQAPTREAIFEHVYSEPHPLMVEQAAWLENFETSFEHPAGGAA
- a CDS encoding phage holin family protein gives rise to the protein MRFIVKVIVIALALWLTTLIVSGVSVVPYDDTEVATVLTYLLVALIFGLVNAIIGTLIRIVAFPLYVLTLGLISFIVNGLLLLIVDWFSDLMGFGLVVESFWWGVLGALVLGLISWLIGLVLRPATKG
- a CDS encoding alpha-ketoacid dehydrogenase subunit beta, producing MAKAINAGLREALRADEKVLLMGEDIGPLGGVFRVTEGLSAEFGERRILDTPLAESAIVGTAIGLAMRGYRPVIEIQFDGFIFPAFDQITTQLARQTVRHDGSVSMPVVIRVPYGGHIGSIEHHQESPEAYFAHTPGLRVVSPSNPHDAYWMIQESIRSDDPVLFFEPKSRYWPKGPIDLDHAGLPLHASRVMRKGTDVTVVGHGAMIATLLQAADIAETEGRSIEVVDLRSLSPIDYGPLLESVHRTGRLVVAQEAYGNVSVGSEIAATVAERAFYSLEAPVLRVSGFDTPFPPAALETEFLPSPDRVLEAVDRVLGY
- a CDS encoding dihydrolipoamide acetyltransferase family protein; translation: MSEIRFPLPDVGEGLTEAEIVQWRVAPGDRIALDQVFVEIETAKSLVELPSAFEGVVAELLVEAGNTVDVGTPILVIQTDAAGQPVGGPAATGSAADADADADADADADVAAPAGVAASDGGDASAAAPGTDAAETSGAVLVGHGSSGPAATRRRRHPGPDGAHSHLAPVAPTPPPAPVDVTAGSATGAAASAAPTRAEARVPVIAKPPIRKLAKDLGVDLSRVSPTGPIGDITRDDVIRDASQASVFRNIQTPERPEGREERIPVKGVRKAIASAMVQSAFQAPHVSVFVDVDATRTMEYLKRLKASPDYAGVRISPLLIMAKAMIWAVRRNPTANAQWTDSEIIVKNYVNLGIAAATPRGLIVPNVKEAQAMTMVELATALEQLTLTAREGKTQPAEMQNGTITITNIGVFGMDTGTPILNPGEVAIVALGTIKQKPWVVDGEVRPRFVTTIGASFDHRVVDGDVASRFLADVASIIEEPALLLE